Proteins encoded together in one Pseudomonadota bacterium window:
- a CDS encoding NADPH:quinone oxidoreductase family protein has translation MKAVRCVELGGPDKLEVAEVSVPEPGDGEVRLKVAGCGVNFADSLIIQGKYQHKPDLPFTPGMEVAGTITAVGAGVAAVEVGQTVIGMTGTGGFAEEVVCPARDVMACPDGLDPVVAASLPVAYGTAHLGLDHRAHLRPGETLLVHGASGGVGLAAVEVGKAMGATVIATASSADKLALAGEHGADHLINYTDGPFKDEVKALTDRRGADVIFDPVGGDVFDQSLRCIAWEGRILVVGFASGRIPEAPANLTLVKNMAIMGVFWGAYRDKDPAVMTASFAQLSDWLVAGKLKPLVSKTYGLDDTAQAITDLMERRAKGKIVVTP, from the coding sequence ATGAAGGCGGTGCGGTGTGTGGAACTGGGTGGACCCGACAAGCTTGAGGTCGCGGAGGTGTCCGTGCCGGAGCCCGGTGACGGCGAGGTGCGTCTGAAGGTCGCAGGCTGCGGCGTCAACTTCGCGGACTCCCTGATCATCCAGGGCAAGTATCAGCACAAACCGGACCTGCCGTTCACGCCCGGCATGGAGGTCGCCGGCACCATCACGGCGGTTGGCGCCGGCGTTGCTGCGGTGGAAGTCGGCCAGACGGTGATCGGCATGACCGGCACCGGCGGCTTTGCCGAGGAGGTCGTGTGCCCGGCGCGCGACGTCATGGCGTGTCCCGACGGCTTGGACCCGGTGGTTGCCGCGTCGCTACCGGTCGCATACGGCACCGCCCATCTGGGGCTTGATCACCGGGCGCACCTGCGGCCGGGCGAGACGCTCCTGGTACATGGCGCATCAGGCGGCGTCGGTCTGGCGGCCGTCGAGGTCGGCAAGGCTATGGGTGCGACCGTGATCGCGACGGCAAGCAGCGCCGACAAACTGGCGCTTGCCGGTGAGCATGGCGCCGATCACCTGATCAACTACACGGACGGGCCGTTCAAGGACGAGGTCAAGGCGCTTACCGACAGGCGCGGTGCCGATGTCATCTTCGATCCTGTCGGTGGTGACGTCTTCGACCAATCCCTGCGTTGCATCGCCTGGGAGGGCCGCATCCTGGTCGTCGGTTTTGCATCAGGCCGCATACCCGAGGCGCCGGCCAACCTGACCTTGGTCAAGAACATGGCCATCATGGGTGTGTTCTGGGGCGCTTACCGCGATAAGGATCCGGCCGTGATGACCGCGTCGTTCGCGCAACTGTCGGACTGGCTGGTAGCCGGCAAGCTGAAGCCGCTGGTATCAAAGACCTACGGTCTGGACGATACGGCCCAGGCGATCACCGACCTGATGGAACGCCGCGCGAAGGGTAAGATTGTCGTGACGCCCTGA